Proteins encoded by one window of Emticicia oligotrophica DSM 17448:
- a CDS encoding NUDIX hydrolase, translating into MNFVEFINTLSKRLAENKLPGHEEIMKRMSPYRLRVKVEPNGSTRRSAVLMMFYPKGEEIFLPLILRPQYDGVHGGQMAFPGGRVEANDRDIQATALREAQEEIGIKATDVKVVRNLTELFIPPSNMFCQPVVGYMPYRPDFYPDEREVADIFEVSISELLDPSIVQIRTVETRGNTLETPCFVIQDQIVWGATALMIAELIEILKD; encoded by the coding sequence GTGAATTTTGTTGAATTTATAAATACACTTAGTAAACGATTAGCCGAGAATAAGCTTCCCGGGCATGAGGAGATAATGAAAAGAATGTCTCCTTATCGTCTGCGAGTAAAAGTCGAGCCAAACGGAAGTACACGTAGAAGTGCGGTATTAATGATGTTTTACCCAAAGGGTGAAGAGATATTTCTTCCTTTAATTTTACGTCCCCAGTACGATGGTGTTCATGGTGGCCAAATGGCTTTTCCGGGAGGTAGAGTGGAGGCGAATGATAGAGATATTCAAGCAACTGCTCTACGTGAAGCTCAAGAAGAAATTGGAATTAAGGCTACGGATGTAAAAGTTGTTAGGAATCTGACAGAATTATTCATTCCCCCTTCAAATATGTTTTGCCAGCCCGTGGTTGGTTATATGCCTTATCGCCCAGACTTTTATCCTGATGAAAGAGAAGTGGCTGATATTTTTGAAGTTTCAATTTCTGAATTACTCGACCCTTCAATTGTTCAGATTAGAACAGTCGAAACTCGTGGAAATACACTTGAAACGCCTTGTTTTGTTATTCAAGACCAAATTGTTTGGGGAGCCACCGCTTTAATGATTGCTGAGTTAATCGAAATTCTGAAAGACTAA
- a CDS encoding BamA/TamA family outer membrane protein: MRYFHPILFLFLFFSANQHLCFAQNDSIGEAKVDSTNNLIKQVDAKDIIKAVFAKENALPTPAQSKVKSKSTFAILPSFNYSIVTGFMGGANTVNIFRVSPKAETKPSSIRTFTNYSQYKQLISILNTNIWTKGNKLNLLGDIRFYKFPSTTFGLGGNTTLDDANMVDYKHFRIYQVALKKISPKFDIGIGYHLDFHWKIKETNENEGLRTDLKTYGFGPKSTSSGLSFNLQHDSRDNSTNSTNGNYANFQYRYNSTLLGSNQNWQSVILDFRKYIRFPQNSENILALWSYDWISFGGDAPYFDLPSIGWDAYYNTGRGYPIGRFRGKTLLYFETEYRFSITKNGLLRGVVFGNTQSVQNYPDGGMSKIIPGGGGGIRVKWNKISNTTIAFDYGIGIGGSKGFVFNINEVF, translated from the coding sequence ATGAGATATTTTCACCCAATATTATTTTTATTCCTATTTTTTTCTGCAAACCAACATTTGTGTTTTGCTCAAAATGACTCAATAGGTGAAGCCAAAGTTGACTCTACAAACAATTTAATCAAGCAAGTTGATGCAAAAGATATAATTAAAGCTGTATTTGCAAAAGAAAATGCGTTACCAACTCCTGCACAAAGTAAAGTCAAATCTAAGAGTACGTTTGCTATTCTCCCTTCTTTCAATTACTCAATCGTAACAGGATTTATGGGTGGAGCTAACACTGTTAACATTTTCAGAGTTAGCCCAAAAGCAGAAACTAAACCATCGAGTATTCGGACATTCACTAATTACTCTCAATACAAACAGCTAATTTCAATTTTGAATACCAATATCTGGACTAAGGGGAATAAGTTGAATCTACTTGGTGATATTAGGTTTTATAAATTCCCATCTACAACTTTTGGTTTAGGAGGGAATACCACTCTCGACGATGCCAACATGGTTGATTATAAGCATTTTAGAATATATCAGGTTGCATTGAAGAAAATATCTCCAAAGTTTGATATTGGTATAGGGTATCACCTCGATTTCCACTGGAAAATCAAAGAAACTAATGAAAACGAAGGTCTTAGAACTGATTTGAAAACATACGGTTTTGGCCCAAAATCAACTTCTTCTGGCTTATCATTTAACTTACAGCATGATAGCAGAGATAATAGTACAAATTCTACCAATGGTAATTATGCCAATTTCCAATATCGCTACAATAGTACGCTTTTGGGTAGTAACCAAAACTGGCAATCTGTTATCCTTGATTTTCGAAAATACATTCGTTTTCCACAAAACTCTGAGAATATTTTAGCACTTTGGAGTTACGATTGGATTTCGTTTGGTGGAGATGCCCCTTACTTCGATTTACCAAGTATCGGTTGGGATGCTTATTATAATACAGGACGTGGTTATCCAATTGGAAGATTTAGAGGAAAAACTCTGCTATATTTTGAAACAGAGTACCGTTTTTCTATTACAAAAAATGGGCTTTTGAGAGGAGTTGTTTTTGGAAATACACAAAGTGTTCAAAATTATCCTGACGGGGGTATGAGTAAAATCATTCCGGGTGGAGGTGGTGGAATTAGAGTAAAATGGAACAAAATCAGCAACACGACAATTGCCTTTGACTATGGTATTGGTATTGGAGGTTCGAAGGGTTTTGTATTCAATATCAATGAAGTATTTTAG